The genomic interval TTGTTTTATCAGCTTTCGTGACAATTTGGTATCTAATTTGGGTATGAAATATAATAGATGAAAAACTAAAAAGTGCCAGAACAGTGCAGGGATGCATATAGGGATGCTAATATGAATTGAGATAAGTACAAGCAGACGTGAAACAGAAACAGATTTTCCTCCCAGATTGTCACATTaaatcctcccctccttccctcattTCGATCCTTCATTTCATTCAAAGTGAGAGCAGTCACTCAAGTTGTTCatatccctgggagcaatttcagGATCCTTTTTTTAATAAAAAGCTTGCGATAACCTCCATATTATGTAGCAGCGCCAAACAGTCCAGAAATAAATCAATATCTGTACAAAGGGGTTGGCTTAGACTGAGCACTATTTGGAAAATACAAAGTCACTTTTAATGCTTCTCAGTTTTATCTAAAGCTTTTTTTCGTCTTTCAACTCTATAAAATGGTGTGTGATCTCTCCAGGCCTGTGTGAAGGACTTGCAGTGTGGAGAAGGGATGTGCTGTGCGGTCAGTCTGTGGATCAGGAGCCTGAGGATGTGTGCCCCTATAGGACAGAAGGGAGACGAGTGCCACCCCATGAGTAACAAGGTGGGCCAAGTTTTGTACATCATCTATTCTCTGTATTACCTCACACCATATCTCACTAATCAATATCTCAGTCTCCACTTAATTTGTATTGGAACAGCAGAAAGAgtcctgatttccttaagggaTAACATTCTGTTCACAGTATGAATTTCTGTCTTTGTTTCCAGGTTCCCTTCATTGGCACAAGACTACATCACACATGTCCATGTGTGCCAAATTTGGCATGCATCACCACATCAGAGGGCAAATCAAAATGTCTTTCACCGTACAACTACTCAGACTACTACCTCTGAGGACAACCACGGGAAATGCTGATAGTCATTTTCTAGGTCTGCCTTAGTTTTTAAAATACTGTTTCCATTATATTTATTAAAGATAACATATAGACATTTTCAGATTGACTTATATTTGAAAAGAACAATTTGCTCTTCCTTCTTATAGCGgcaatccttaattgaaacattaACAAAGTTGACTCCCCACCAcagtttcagtaaaaagctgagggatggggctggagaattgcaaccactctcaaatccatagactacactatggatgcaaggactgacaatccatgatatcaaaattgtaGTTTTACATTTAccttgtttacaaacattggagtaaaacaaacttatatTTGGGGGTTTGATGGGTACTACAGTTgagctaagctcatgaggcatttatacgtgtatttttcaagaatcaatgggtacatatcattaatttataagtccaaaaatggatgtaggaACTAAGGATTACCCCTTTAAGATTCTGGACTTCACAATAAACAGAATACACCCACTGTAAATGCTGATGGTATCTAGTGCCATTCTAAATCAAACAAGAACAACGACTGGATCTGTACATAGGTCCACGAAATATACAGTTTCACTTGCCCAGCTTTGCAACTTTACAAACGTGAATGTTAATTATCTGCATAATTATATTTAAACCGGTATGGAATGCAATAATTTTGGGTTTGTTCGTGAAAGACAGCAAACTCATTTCAAAAAGAGCTACTCTGTTTACTATTGTGAATGGCCACTCTAACAGTGTGTGACGTCCAAAGGACATTTTATCCctactgtgttgttgtattgtactgtatgtgacAGTACCTTATATgcattatgttgttgttgttgttattggtgGTGGTGGGATCTGCCATTCAATCACTGGACTTCTTTCTGGGAATAaatgcaattcaaataaataggAAAAGTGTCTGATCATGTACCTCtatcaagtgttttttttttttaatacagatGCGTGTTCAGACTTCCTCAATGTCATGATGAATACTCCACATTAATGTAAAGTTATTATACTTTAATATTAAGCTAAATATAATCTctagggagacagggaggaaatgCAATCAAGGAGTCATTTCATTGAAGGAGCATGTTCCTTTCTGTTATCTGCAACTAGGGCACGCACATCACCCTATACCATGTTTCTGTTGCCCACAGTTTTTACTGGTCAGGCTGTATGGGCAGGAAAACCTGTGGGCCCAAAGCATATTCGAAATAACTGACCCATACTTCACTAATATTGTAGTTGAATTTAAAGAGTTTGGGCATTTAAAGGTTAAAACAGAAAGTTCTATTCCCCTCTGACATCAGCAAATGAAGAGTTTTCTCTGTAATAGTAGGGAGCAGGTCTCCAGAAGTCTTACAGCTCTGACAATCTGTCATTGTCAGGCTACATTTTACAGTGCATTTATTCAAAGCGCAAAGCTATAATTAGATTTGTCCAATGGTTAAGGGGACCAACGTTCGTTGACTCCTATTAATCTAATTATTTATTCATGGGAAACTGTTATTCAGCTCTAGTTACATTTCAAACTAGTTTCACAGTATTGATATAGATTAGCTTCTTAACGGGGCAATCTCCCAATGTCCCAAATATTGGATCTCATCCACAGTCCAGTGATCAAAATGACGTCTTTTAGACGTCCATGGATGTCGGCGTCAGACGGTGCTCACTGGGAGTACACTAGCACACACAATGTGGTCACTGAGCTTTGCCATTTCAATGTAGGTATATTCAGACAAGGGCACCATAAAACTCTATGCAATAACACAGATTTCATCCTAACTTCCTCTAGGGATGAAAAGTAAATAACAATATGGCCGTGTAAAGGCTCTGCAACATTTTTCATGAGCACAgtaaagaggcagagagagtacTACTGGGGCAGAACTATTGCATAAAAAAATGCTTGACCTGAAATGGTATTTCATGAGAGAATTCAACAGTGAGTAAGTGTCAGTACACTCAGAAGCCACGGAGATTCTGCTGATAGCCTTGTATGTACATGCTGGGAGTGGAGTGGAGCAGATGTCAGTATGAGGCAGGCATGTTGTGATGGTAATGGTAATGAATGCAGTGAGGCCAGGCCAGGGAGGGAGGGTGTACTGTAGGTATACTGGGATGGCTCTGCACAGAAACAAGAGCTAAGCAGCTCACACTCTATCCCACTTCAAAGATTAAGGACTCCAATTAGCTGACAGATATTCATTTACATGGCTGTAACAGAGACGAGCAGTGATCAAAATAATGACTATTATACAcattgacaactccattgtgtcctcctcccagagtgctaagaaccttggcgtgatcctggacaacaccctgtcgttctcaactaacatcaaggcggtgacccgttcctgtaggttcatgctctacaacattcgcagagtacgaccctgcctcacgcaggaagcggcgcaggtcctaatccaggcacttgtcatctcccgtctggattactgcaactcgctgttggctgggctccctgcctgtgccattaaacccctacaactcattcagaacgccgcagcccgtctggtgttcaactttcccaagttctctcacgtcaccccgctcctccgctctctccactggcttccagttgaagctcgcatccgctacaagaccatggtgcttgcctacggagctgtgaggggaacggcacctccgtaccttcaggctctgatcaggccccacacccaaacaagggcactgcgttcatccacctctggcctgctcgcctccctacctctgaggaagtacagttcccgctcagcccagtcaaaactgttcgctgctctggcaccccaatggtggaacaaacttcctcacgacgccaggtcagcggagtcaatcaccaccttccggagacacctgaaaccccacctctttaaggaatacctaggataggataaagtaatccttctaaccccccccccccccttaaaagagttagatgcactattgtaaagtggttgttccactggatatcataaggtgaatgcaccaatttgtaagtcgctctggataagagcgtctgctaaatgacttaaatgtaaatgtaaatgtaatacactGTTGGCTTCTGTACATACTGCATGGTGCATGTTCTCTCTCTAACTTTAAGACCAGTTAAATACTATGGTATACGAATAATGGTCGTATTTCACATTACAGCATGGAAAAAAATAGTAATACTAAAATAACATGATTTGAGTATAATCATATTCTTGTTTCAGGGTAATACACCACATAATTTGTGCTACAGTACAGAAGGGCTACAATACACAAACAATATGGTACGCTGGAGGTAATTGGGTTTGTGGATGACGATTGGAAATGGATGTACCCATATGGTCTTTGTATTGTAACTGAACAGATACTGTCCAATAACCATTTGCTTATTGTGTATTACAGAATCAAAGCAATACTAATCATTCATTTGTTGTTTATTTACTCAGAAGTCCAAACAATGCAAACACCTCTCTGCAGCACTGCCACTTTTCTTCTTTTAGAGTCCCATGGTCATTGTCCAtagaaaaaaacatgtatttgtcTATTTTACAGGGAATGTACAATGGGTTGCATGTGTCTCACCAGATTATGTCAACATCCAGGAAGAACATGAATTTGCAAATTACTGTAAAAGTAAGTTAACACTTTCTCCACACAAATAATTCTACGATTTTCTGAAAGATACAaagtattttttgtttgtttgttcagaATAAAGCAACAAAATAGCTTTACAGAATATACACACGTCATATGTCTTTCTCACAGAATTGGCATAGGCCTAGGCTATCCTCAAAGAAAATACTAATGAGATTCATAAAATATGCTAAATTATTAGTATTTGAAATCAAGATTGGCAACTTTATACACTTTCTGTATGTGCAAATCACAAAATGTGGCCTTCAACTTATGTGGAAAAATTGGACAAGCAGAGCAACTGAGAAATATCACCTATAGGCTTTAATACCAACATGACAGTTCTGTTCGTTTTCCCTTGTCTAAAACAATAGTTGAACCTATCAGATGACACAGTAAGGCTCCATAGACATAGGCGTCTGTGTGCTGAGACAACACGGGAAACAAGCTCTGAGACGGATCCTCAGCTCCTTGTTGAATATGAAACAAATAATGGGATTCGCCCCCGCCTGAATGAACGTCATCCACACCGCCGCAGTCAGGTAGACCTGTGGAATGGTGCCTCCTTTGACAAAAACTCGAAGGTAACAAGCAACAATGTACGGGGCCCAGAAGAGAAGAAACGCCAGAGTAATCATGTAATACATTTTCCCTATGCGTTTCTCCATTTTAAATTCATCCAAGACAAGCAGCCGTCTGTTTCCATTATGCGAGGCTTGCCTGATGCCCACTAATGTTGGTGGGGTGGGACCACGTCCAAATCCTGCAATCCAATTGGCAGCTGCCTGCCCAGTTGCACCTGGCCCGTGGAAGGTCCAGTTTTGGCTTATAGCTGGGACCAGCTGAGCAGGTTTCATCTTGCGGTGGTCATAAACGAAACACAGCATCTTTATGTAAACAACGTGTGTTGTTCCCACGATGACAGCCAGCATCAACATGAAGCCCAGGGTATCGTTTGCTTTCACGTATCGGTGCTCGAAAATGCATTGTTCCTCCTCATGGATGAATTTGTAGGTGCCCACGTCGAATACAGGGGGGAAAGCCATAGCGACAGAGAGGGTCCAGACCATGCAAATCACTGCCACACATGTCCATAATGTCATTCGTTTGGAATAAAACCTGTGGTGTGCTATCGCCATGTATCTGGTGACACTGACGCAGAAGAGCAGAAACGCTACATGGAAACAAAAAAGGACTGACATGAAAGCAATAATCTTACAACTTATAATGCTGTATGTCCAGGTGGAACCGTTATTGATTGATATCATCACAAAGGGAAAACACACGGTAGACCGTATTATATCTGCCAAGCACAGATCAAGTAGAAAATAATACGGAGCCTTTTGAAGGGAGCTGTCCTTCAGCACCAGCAGGGACAGCGCCACATTCCCTACAAGGCTGATGCAAATGATCAGACCGAGCGAGGCCAGTTTCACCGCAGAGGCGGTGATAGCATAATTCTGTAGTGAATGATTGCTTTCCCCAAACTCGCTTGTATTTGCCATCTATGCAACCAGGCTATTGTCAAAGCCACGTTGATTCTATATTCGCACATCAAGTTGTCCTGCTTCCTTCCGTCGAAGTATCAATGATTGATCAAAATTGCCCTGCAAAAAAATTAACATGATGCACGTTTAAGTCAAAATACCTCAGGGTGAACAGCATCTGCGTTTTAACCTATTCAGAATATAACTCATTATTCTCCTGGGTTTAAAGCATAGCCTGATTAACAAAAGCAATTGATATCCATCGAAAAATGAAGTCACCGTTTTACATTACTTTTCTTGTAATCCTTCATCTCACAAGTGTCCATTTCGAATATGAAATACACCCATGTTCGTAGTTCCATTTTCTGCTGATAGCAGTCTTCGCACACACCATTTCAAAAGGATCCGTTTAATGGGCacacattttaaaaaaatatctccATTTCCACTGATAGCGGAGGTTCTCGTTCGTCTTGCggaataaataaacatacaaCGGGGGACAGGCCGTCATCACCACTTCAGCACGCAATTAATAGGGCATGGTAGGCTATAGCCAAACCACTGTTCGGTCCTCTCAATCGAAGGCATGGTTAATGAATAGATCCATAATTAAAAAACAGTTGTATATAAACTATACGCCTTGGTTTGTATTTGTGGAAAAGAAGTATACTATTTACGTTGCCAAACGAGGTTGAATCGGATGAGGTGGAGAGCGACAACACTGAACAGCCCCGGCTAATCTCGAGAGAGATGAGATGTAATCCACGTCCTCAGATCAGAAACGGAAACGTTTCTCCCCCTGTGCGTGTACACTATTCTGCGATACATGGAATCATGCAATAATTGGATCCTGTCTCATGCATTCCTCAGGCATGCTTTTTCATGTAGCCTATAGAAAGCCTTGTCAAATGCAATCGTTTCGGTCGGGGGGCTCCGTTACTTTTACGCTGAGTCAGCTTTAAAGGCACAGTCTCATACAACCAACCTAACCTAAAATGCAATGATCATCATCTCATTTAAAAATATACTGTAAGTAATTGAGTGACTTCATagtcatacagacagacaggacaggtgcATTATGAAAATGCTACCAAGGGTCACAGAGATATAGTTCTATTGACCCATGTGTTTGAGTTACTATCTCATCCAAGTGTATGACTCTTCTGATTGCATTTACTATTTAGTAAGTTACTACAGATGATCCATGACTCTTATCCCCTGAACAGACATAGCCCACTGGGcagacactggttgaatcaacgttgtttccacgttatTTCAATGAAaggacgttgaatcaacgtggaatagATGATGAATCTGAGCCCAGTGGAGCAAACAGTAGGCTATTGTAGCCTATATAGAAATACTTTATTCCTGTTTCTACTTTTTTAGTCACATATATTTCCAAATGCAGTCCAATTTTGACTGGTCAATATGCAGGATAGGCTTACACAACTTTGCCAACATGATTAGTTGGCACTACCAAGTAGGCTAGGCCTATAAGACTACCAACAATTTTTGTAGCCTAAACATTTGAAAAGCTGTAAGACAGAAGCCCACATATTCCTATCACCAATTATATGTGATATGTTAGAGACATATCCATCTTATTTAACAAACTGTATGCACATAATATGGCACAATATGATATGTGGCAACGGTACACATTATGTCTATGGAGTTGATAACACAAATCTAACAGCTGTGATTCACCAGTGCCCTCTGCAGGCAAGGCATTTTAGTGCAGGAGTCACAGAAATGCAggactgtatttaaaaaaaaaatcacctttatttaaccaggtaggccagttgagaacaagttcgcatttacaactgcgacctggccaagataaagcaaagcagtgcgacaaaaacaacaacacagatttacacatgggataaacaaacgtacagtcaataacacaatagaaaaaaatctgtatacagtgtgtgcaaatgaagtaaggaggtaaggcaataaataggccatagtggtgaagtaattacaatttagcaatttacattggagtgatagatgtgcagatgatgatgcgcAAGTAGAaacactggtgtgcaaaagagcagaaaaacaaaaacaaatatgggatgaggtaggtaattggttggatgtgctatttacagatttgctgtgtacagctgcagcgatcggtaagttgctctgacagctgatgcttaaagttagtgggggagatataagtctccaacttcagtgatttttgcaattcgttccagtcattggcagcagagaactggaaggaaagcggccaaaggaggtgttgggtttggggtatcagcctactcaggggagtgagggagggggagagagagagcgggggttCATTGAGGGTCTATCTCCTTCACAGGCTACTTGTTTATGTTAGGTTATGAGTTATGGGGCCTatcgtagcaggcgtaaaagaaacgcCTGAGCAGAGTCCCCTAATCCGGTTTCCAGGGgaatagtgtatagtgtagtctagCCTCGATCACACCGATAGCGTGTtgtggtacaccagaagtacattcatttccaatggaacgctgcgtttgcTTTCTAGCATTGCGTTCAAAGGGGTGCATAggttggatttatcgaacgtacagtatgcgtcaaactgtatgcgtacacggcttgacagaaatgtaCTTTTGTTGCACAtttatccagatgatgctgcttaCCATTTTTGTGCAATGACGCTGTAGGTATGATCGAGGcattattgtaaagtggaaatgtctaggagcaaaaaACGTGACAGCGGTGAAGTggaaggccacacaagctcacagaacgggaccgctgcgTGCTGATGCAAGTAAAAATCCTCTGTCCACGGTAGCAACACTCAATACCGATTtttaaactgcctctggaagcaacgtcagcacaagaactgtttgtctggagcttcatgaaatgggtttccatagccgggcaaccgcacacaagcctaaaatgaccatgcacaatgccaagcgtcggctggagtggtgtaaagctaaccgccattggactctagagcagggttcgcgttctctggagtgatgaatcatgcttcaccatctggcaggccGACGGACAAATTTGTGTTTGGCGGATTCcaagagaatgctacctgcccgaatgcatagtgccatctgtaaagtttggtggaggaggaataatggtctggggctgttttcatggttcaggccccttagttccagtaaagagaaatcttaacactacagcatacaatgacgttctagatgattatgtgcttccaactttgtggcaaaagtttgggggaaggccctttcctgtttcagcatgacactgCCCacttgcacaaagcgaggtccatacagaaatagtttgtcgggGCCTCACGAGtgaagcagcggtctaaggcactggattgcagtgcttgaggcatcactagaccttggttcgattccaggctgtgtcacagtctCCCGGtcatgaccgggagacccatgaggcggcgcacaattggcccagcgtcatccgggttaggggagggtttggccgttcGGGTTTTCTTTGtaccatcgcgctctagtgacccCGTGTGGACGGCTGGGTTGCCTGCAACctggatggtgtttcctctgacacattggtgcggctggcttctgggttaagcgagtagtgtgtcaagaagcagtgcggcttggtagggtcgtgtttcggaggacgcatgactctcgaccttcacctctcccgagtctgtaggggagttgcagcgatgggacaacactgtaactaccaattggatatcacaaaaaaggggtaaaagtacattaaggaaaaatgaaaaaatatggtttgttgagatcagcgtggaagaacttgaccggcctgcacagagccctgacctaaaccccatcGAACCCCTCTGgggtgaattggaacgctgactgcgagccaggcctaatcaaccaacatcagtgcccgacctcactaatgcttttgtggcttcaaatccctgcagcaatgttcaagcatctagaggaaagccttccctgaataatagaggatgttatagcagcaaag from Salvelinus fontinalis isolate EN_2023a chromosome 18, ASM2944872v1, whole genome shotgun sequence carries:
- the gpr27 gene encoding probable G-protein coupled receptor 27 is translated as MANTSEFGESNHSLQNYAITASAVKLASLGLIICISLVGNVALSLLVLKDSSLQKAPYYFLLDLCLADIIRSTVCFPFVMISINNGSTWTYSIISCKIIAFMSVLFCFHVAFLLFCVSVTRYMAIAHHRFYSKRMTLWTCVAVICMVWTLSVAMAFPPVFDVGTYKFIHEEEQCIFEHRYVKANDTLGFMLMLAVIVGTTHVVYIKMLCFVYDHRKMKPAQLVPAISQNWTFHGPGATGQAAANWIAGFGRGPTPPTLVGIRQASHNGNRRLLVLDEFKMEKRIGKMYYMITLAFLLFWAPYIVACYLRVFVKGGTIPQVYLTAAVWMTFIQAGANPIICFIFNKELRIRLRACFPCCLSTQTPMSMEPYCVI
- the LOC129815015 gene encoding toxin MIT1-like produces the protein MQSSCSLLFCLLLVSHGSSAVITGACVKDLQCGEGMCCAVSLWIRSLRMCAPIGQKGDECHPMSNKVPFIGTRLHHTCPCVPNLACITTSEGKSKCLSPYNYSDYYL